From a region of the Candidatus Brocadia sp. genome:
- the nrdR gene encoding transcriptional regulator NrdR — MQCLFCKVDNDKVINSRTSVDGLSIKRRRECLGCGRRYTTYERIEESPLRVVKKDGIRESFDRRKILKGLEKACEKRPVSTDTMENIVNEIEREIYNQFDREVTTNFVGSLVMQKLKILDAVAYVRFASVYREFKDISEFIDELKPLMTGEKKKKKDGGNDSRSISLQH; from the coding sequence ATGCAATGTTTATTTTGTAAGGTAGACAATGATAAAGTTATTAACTCCAGGACATCGGTGGATGGTCTGAGTATTAAGCGAAGGCGGGAGTGTTTGGGTTGCGGCCGCCGGTACACGACGTATGAACGGATTGAAGAGAGTCCGTTGCGTGTTGTCAAGAAAGATGGAATACGGGAGTCATTCGATCGCCGGAAGATACTGAAGGGGCTGGAGAAGGCGTGTGAAAAGAGGCCGGTTTCTACAGATACCATGGAAAATATTGTAAATGAAATTGAACGTGAAATTTACAATCAGTTCGACCGTGAGGTGACAACGAATTTTGTCGGGTCGCTGGTGATGCAGAAATTGAAGATCCTTGATGCCGTAGCGTATGTGCGCTTTGCGTCGGTATACCGGGAATTCAAGGATATCTCTGAATTTATTGATGAGCTGAAACCGTTAATGACGGGTGAAAAGAAGAAGAAAAAAGATGGGGGTAATGACTCCCGAAGTATATCTCTTCAACATTAG
- the nrdD gene encoding anaerobic ribonucleoside-triphosphate reductase, whose translation MSTTTAVEYVVKRDGRLVAFNEKKIADAIFKAAQAVGGEDRALADELAVVVAMFLEKKYAGQNPSIEEIQDIVEKVLIETGHAKTAKAYILYRDKRARIRESLRVRKQTKKRADTTDVSLLVDTETKDETFPWDKRKIADALEKEADLPEGVASEIAGVVEQRVFSSGLNRISTALIRELVDNELFERGYNKKLEKQAVIGMPKYDLEELIMSKNKENSNIATNNPEAINLAIAENTLKQFALQEVFSRDVADAHLNGMVHIHDLGYPTRVYCSSHSLEYLKKYGLSLQNLDTESAPAKHARTLTGHLNTFLASMQAYYAGALGVGYVNIMYAPYLEGMSYAEMKQEAQHLIFSCSQSAFSRGGQTLFLDFNVHTGIPRYLRNIPAIGPGGKPTGKTYGEYEEAARQFTLAMLDVWREGDCYGHVFAFPKCDFHINEDTLTDPKQYEILEYACQIASENGVPYFIFDRDEITLSACCRLRTTIDDNYMIKHPESMRFCGFQNITINLPQASYRAGRGNWDALYKEIDKGIEIAVKAHLQKKAFAAKLMASPEMPLWEIGKKAKDGRPYVDLETSTYIVGILGLNECLQFMTGRELHEGDDMIKQGLRVISHMYMRVKEAGRKHKLKFSLEESPAESASRRLAKVDIRNYPEAAEMVKGNIEKDEFYYTNSVHLRPDAPVDMITRIFLQSKFHTMIESGAIIHAFVGEERPPASSIMNLVKKTFKNTQAAQVTISPEFTICNDCKKVTQRLTDICAHCGSKNVYGISRIVGYFSRINNWNKSKIGELADRHKGSYTVSDLIPNEMPSSAASCSTKC comes from the coding sequence ATGAGCACAACAACAGCAGTGGAATACGTAGTAAAACGCGATGGTAGATTGGTGGCTTTTAACGAGAAAAAGATCGCTGACGCTATTTTCAAGGCGGCACAGGCGGTGGGTGGTGAAGACCGGGCCCTGGCAGATGAACTGGCGGTTGTTGTTGCCATGTTTTTGGAAAAAAAATATGCAGGACAAAACCCCAGCATTGAGGAGATACAGGATATTGTAGAGAAGGTGCTCATTGAGACGGGGCATGCCAAAACGGCCAAGGCGTACATTTTGTATCGTGATAAAAGGGCAAGGATTCGTGAATCCCTTCGGGTGCGAAAACAGACGAAGAAGCGGGCAGACACCACGGACGTGTCCCTTTTGGTCGATACCGAAACAAAAGATGAAACCTTTCCCTGGGACAAGAGGAAGATTGCAGACGCCCTGGAGAAAGAGGCGGATCTTCCCGAAGGGGTTGCGTCCGAAATCGCCGGTGTTGTTGAGCAGCGGGTATTTTCTTCCGGATTGAACCGCATTTCCACCGCATTGATACGCGAACTGGTGGATAACGAGCTTTTTGAGAGAGGCTACAACAAGAAACTCGAAAAGCAGGCCGTGATCGGTATGCCGAAGTACGACCTCGAAGAGTTGATTATGTCAAAGAACAAGGAGAACAGCAATATTGCCACCAATAACCCGGAGGCAATTAATCTTGCGATTGCTGAAAATACGTTAAAGCAGTTTGCCCTTCAGGAGGTGTTTTCGAGAGATGTGGCGGACGCCCACCTGAATGGCATGGTGCACATCCACGACCTGGGCTATCCGACAAGGGTGTATTGCTCTTCCCACTCCCTCGAATATTTGAAGAAGTACGGATTGTCGCTCCAGAATCTGGACACAGAATCCGCTCCGGCAAAGCATGCGCGCACCCTGACGGGACATCTGAACACCTTCCTGGCATCAATGCAGGCCTATTATGCCGGGGCGCTTGGTGTAGGGTATGTCAATATCATGTATGCCCCTTATCTGGAAGGGATGAGCTATGCGGAAATGAAACAGGAGGCGCAGCACCTGATCTTCAGTTGTTCCCAGAGCGCTTTTTCCCGTGGCGGTCAGACCTTATTCCTGGATTTTAACGTTCATACCGGTATCCCGCGATATTTAAGGAATATTCCTGCTATCGGGCCCGGCGGAAAACCCACCGGGAAGACCTATGGGGAGTACGAGGAAGCAGCCCGGCAGTTTACTCTGGCCATGCTGGACGTATGGCGCGAAGGGGATTGCTACGGTCACGTCTTTGCCTTCCCGAAGTGTGATTTCCATATTAATGAGGACACCCTTACCGATCCGAAACAATATGAAATCCTTGAATATGCTTGTCAGATTGCCAGTGAGAATGGCGTCCCCTATTTTATCTTTGACCGGGATGAAATTACCCTCTCGGCCTGCTGCCGTTTGCGCACGACGATAGACGATAACTACATGATCAAGCATCCGGAAAGTATGCGTTTCTGCGGGTTTCAGAATATTACGATCAACCTGCCGCAGGCATCCTACCGGGCAGGCAGAGGCAATTGGGATGCGCTGTACAAAGAGATCGATAAAGGCATCGAGATTGCCGTAAAGGCGCATCTCCAGAAAAAGGCGTTTGCCGCAAAATTAATGGCCAGCCCGGAGATGCCGCTCTGGGAGATCGGCAAGAAGGCAAAGGACGGACGTCCTTATGTCGACCTGGAAACCTCGACCTACATCGTGGGTATCCTGGGATTGAATGAATGCCTGCAATTTATGACCGGAAGGGAATTGCATGAAGGTGACGATATGATTAAGCAGGGGTTGCGGGTCATTTCTCACATGTATATGCGCGTGAAAGAGGCGGGACGGAAGCATAAGCTGAAGTTTTCCCTGGAGGAATCTCCGGCGGAAAGCGCCAGCAGGCGGCTCGCAAAGGTTGATATAAGAAATTATCCGGAAGCAGCGGAGATGGTCAAGGGGAATATCGAAAAGGATGAATTCTACTACACCAACAGCGTGCATCTGCGTCCGGATGCGCCGGTGGATATGATTACCAGGATATTCCTCCAGAGCAAGTTCCATACGATGATTGAGTCTGGCGCTATTATTCATGCATTTGTTGGCGAAGAACGGCCCCCGGCCTCCAGCATCATGAATCTGGTCAAAAAGACCTTCAAGAATACCCAGGCTGCACAGGTGACGATCTCGCCGGAATTCACCATTTGCAATGATTGCAAGAAGGTTACCCAAAGGCTTACGGATATCTGCGCACACTGCGGTTCCAAAAATGTGTATGGTATTTCGAGGATCGTAGGATATTTCAGCCGCATCAATAACTGGAATAAATCCAAGATTGGTGAGCTGGCAGACCGTCACAAGGGGAGCTATACGGTGAGCGACCTCATCCCCAACGAGATGCCGTCATCTGCAGCATCATGCTCAACGAAGTGTTGA
- the vsr gene encoding DNA mismatch endonuclease Vsr — MADVHNKKTRSYNMSMIRSRNTKPEIIVRKFLFGNGFRYKLHDKMLPGKPDLVFPKYKTVIFVHGCFWHGHEGCKYFVVPKTRTKWWLEKISRNKQLDAENFRKFKKLGWKILTVFECKLRTGNREKTLNQLAARLTK; from the coding sequence ATGGCAGACGTTCACAATAAGAAAACCAGAAGTTATAACATGTCCATGATCCGGAGCAGGAACACAAAACCTGAAATTATCGTCAGAAAATTTCTTTTTGGAAATGGATTTAGGTATAAACTCCATGATAAAATGTTGCCTGGTAAGCCAGACCTTGTTTTTCCAAAATATAAAACAGTTATATTTGTTCACGGCTGTTTCTGGCATGGACATGAGGGCTGCAAATATTTTGTAGTGCCAAAAACACGGACAAAATGGTGGCTTGAAAAGATTAGCCGGAATAAGCAGCTTGATGCCGAGAACTTCAGGAAGTTTAAAAAACTGGGTTGGAAAATCTTAACGGTGTTTGAGTGCAAATTAAGAACTGGGAATAGGGAAAAAACCCTGAATCAGTTAGCAGCGAGATTAACAAAATGA
- a CDS encoding DUF433 domain-containing protein: MEEKEILQRISSDPNICHGKPCIKGTRIPVYLIVSLIAEREGIENIIQDYPSLTQDDVKAAVHYAAKLCEYEAYAI, from the coding sequence ATGGAAGAAAAAGAAATTTTGCAGAGGATTTCATCTGATCCTAATATTTGTCATGGCAAACCATGTATTAAGGGAACGCGGATACCTGTTTATCTGATAGTATCTCTTATAGCCGAGAGAGAAGGTATAGAAAATATCATACAAGATTATCCATCACTTACCCAAGACGATGTCAAAGCGGCTGTTCATTACGCAGCGAAACTGTGCGAATATGAGGCGTATGCTATATGA
- the dcm gene encoding DNA (cytosine-5-)-methyltransferase: protein MRFIDLFAGAGGFAEGFKRAGFEPIAFIEADPAACFTLKTRLSYYYLRENNKLDIYIKYLKGEIGRDQLYSAVPSHILESVINLSIGNENNPNIFQIIERLNGKKNIDIIAGGPPCQAYSLVGRARDKNGMQEDTRNYLYVQYGRFLKKYNPKMFVFENVIGLLSAEKGKHFKNIQAYFRRLGYVVEPLKINANEFGVLQNRRRIIIIGWKKGLNPPIDNLTDQCIFEYKVESIFKDLPKLLAGGGRDKYLTYTAEINDYLYFTKIRNGVSI, encoded by the coding sequence ATGAGATTTATTGATTTATTTGCAGGGGCAGGCGGTTTTGCAGAAGGTTTTAAAAGGGCCGGTTTTGAGCCCATTGCATTTATTGAGGCAGATCCCGCTGCGTGTTTTACTTTAAAAACAAGGCTTTCCTATTATTATCTCAGAGAAAATAACAAATTAGATATTTACATCAAATACCTTAAAGGAGAAATTGGCAGAGATCAGCTTTATTCTGCCGTTCCCTCCCATATTCTGGAATCTGTAATCAATCTGTCAATCGGTAACGAAAATAACCCTAATATCTTCCAGATAATAGAAAGACTGAATGGTAAAAAAAATATTGATATTATAGCGGGTGGACCTCCATGCCAGGCATATTCCCTGGTCGGCAGGGCGCGTGACAAGAATGGAATGCAGGAGGACACAAGAAATTATCTATACGTCCAGTATGGAAGGTTTCTGAAGAAGTATAATCCAAAGATGTTTGTTTTTGAAAATGTGATCGGTTTATTATCAGCGGAAAAAGGGAAGCATTTCAAGAATATCCAGGCATATTTCAGACGTCTTGGATATGTTGTTGAACCATTGAAGATAAACGCGAATGAATTCGGAGTACTTCAGAATAGGAGGAGGATAATAATCATAGGATGGAAGAAAGGCTTGAATCCTCCTATTGACAATCTGACTGACCAATGCATCTTCGAATATAAAGTAGAATCAATTTTCAAAGATTTGCCAAAATTACTTGCAGGAGGAGGCAGAGACAAATATCTTACCTATACCGCAGAAATTAACGATTATCTGTATTTCACAAAAATAAGAAATGGTGTATCAATTTAG
- a CDS encoding anaerobic ribonucleoside-triphosphate reductase activating protein, translating to MIIPIKGFIENSLIEWEGKIVSIIFLPTCNLRCPYCHAPHLVQTPNDLESIPVDAVIDKIRQNAGWVDGVVVTGGEPTSHKHLDEFLTLLKNTGVVVRLDTNGTNPRIVEDFIARKLLDCVAMDVKAPLRQEKYEMVSGVPCNIKDIRESIRIIMESGIEYEFRTTVCPSQLDGDDIEEIARTIQGAGRYVLQAFRPNHCLDAGMLKIEPYSAEILRGFAARAGAYVGSCCVRGEEGKVLQRNW from the coding sequence GTGATTATACCAATCAAGGGATTCATAGAAAATAGTCTTATCGAATGGGAAGGCAAGATTGTCTCGATAATCTTTTTGCCCACATGCAACCTTCGTTGTCCGTATTGTCATGCCCCCCATTTGGTTCAAACGCCGAATGATCTGGAGTCCATTCCGGTCGATGCCGTAATTGACAAGATACGGCAGAATGCTGGATGGGTGGACGGTGTTGTCGTCACGGGCGGTGAGCCAACTTCGCACAAGCATCTTGATGAATTCCTTACGTTATTGAAAAATACGGGAGTGGTGGTGCGTTTGGACACCAATGGCACTAATCCTCGTATCGTAGAGGACTTCATTGCCAGAAAACTTCTGGATTGTGTGGCTATGGATGTTAAGGCTCCTCTCCGGCAGGAAAAATACGAGATGGTTTCCGGCGTCCCTTGTAATATCAAGGACATCCGGGAGAGTATCCGGATTATTATGGAAAGCGGTATCGAGTATGAATTTCGCACGACCGTCTGTCCATCACAGCTCGATGGGGATGACATTGAGGAGATCGCCAGAACCATTCAGGGCGCTGGGCGATATGTCCTGCAGGCCTTCCGGCCGAATCATTGCCTGGATGCCGGGATGTTGAAGATTGAACCGTATTCCGCAGAAATACTCAGGGGTTTTGCTGCACGGGCTGGCGCCTACGTTGGCTCCTGTTGTGTGCGGGGTGAGGAAGGAAAGGTTTTGCAGAGAAATTGGTAA
- a CDS encoding DNA cytosine methyltransferase encodes MRVFQKAKVLRNGIDVLTQHVTRPHTEQDKEIYRIVVEKWERERERERLNYNDLPETLKTHENRDAFLDRFKVVADNMPYSQTVVAHIAKDGHYYIHPDIEQNRSISVREAARLQSFPDDYYFEGIKEGQNRTAAFKQIGNAVPPLMVEKIARKLVRYLK; translated from the coding sequence TTGAGAGTTTTTCAAAAAGCTAAAGTGTTACGAAATGGTATTGATGTCCTGACACAGCACGTCACAAGGCCACACACAGAACAGGATAAGGAAATTTACAGAATTGTAGTTGAAAAATGGGAAAGAGAAAGGGAAAGGGAAAGGCTCAACTATAATGACCTTCCTGAAACACTTAAAACTCATGAAAACAGGGATGCTTTCCTTGACAGATTTAAGGTTGTAGCTGATAACATGCCGTATTCACAAACAGTTGTAGCACATATTGCCAAAGACGGACACTATTACATACATCCTGATATAGAACAAAATCGTTCAATCTCAGTTCGGGAAGCTGCCAGGCTCCAGTCATTCCCTGATGATTATTATTTTGAGGGCATAAAAGAAGGACAAAACAGAACCGCTGCTTTTAAACAAATTGGAAATGCCGTGCCTCCCCTTATGGTGGAAAAAATTGCCAGAAAACTTGTCAGATATCTCAAATGA
- the smc gene encoding chromosome segregation protein SMC, whose translation MKLKKLELFGFKSFAEKTEITFEDGITVIVGPNGCGKSNVIDAIKWVLGEQSVKSLRGNEMADVIFNGTDKRPSLGYAEVSLTIQNNKGLLPLEYSEVCITRRLYTSGESEYLLNKQASRLKDIRELFLDTGFGANAYSVIEQGNVEAMLQADSRERRLLFEEAAGISKFKSRKKAALSKLEHVEQNLLRVGDIIEELQKQLRSVKLQASKARKYQEYVEHLKKLKVGLSLRNHRDLKEKRAAVSEKVGQTAEQNSKVVAEMDELDVQITAIEAITGQLAKQLAQMQTERVSLEAQLSKHRDKIKYDHERIKELEILREKYTEQQKGLENRALEANSKIAETKELMNTVEQEMAKGVDLQKTKETFQKQISFECDMLYQGIDEKKSEVITILQQQSSLQNEIGSLTNEKDTLKGRKARLSRRQEEIVSFVDALVSKYEETTKERDALVEESRALDQKLSASKGRIQELVSMIRSLDEQISQQKQLQSSKTSRHEVLMDFEMRSEGVTSGAKTILEESRKDRAAVKGIRGMIADMVKVDLPYALAIETALGERVQGIVTETTDDAAQAIAFLQKTQKGHAIFLPLDRANGHGSISDETLQKPDVIGAARKLVNNPEEICRMVDSLLNNTVVVKDLAASLVLSNDNRSIRYVTLEGELFEPDGALSGGKKQGQVGIISRKSELKKIEDELVHIRQILEKLERDKQYHIEELSGLEAETAQLAKRIEQINILRISRDNEISQNEQKRDELTAEKKINENEMEEIDVAVENASEREKCLQEELMLLNQQHRQLEQQVEESAMLVEEKEGQKKSIDEEITAVKIGLAQRQEKKDGMNKALHRLDAEVRETQAQIALCIQESQDCQQKRREAEEEIKRLELLLGELGTQRNALEVSIVSLAAEQDGHNLKAKELKERLDEKRAEQKQFEQQLQELKLRENEYQIRLSNLEDRVREEYQLDLSNLDVATEEINLELTTPPAETTDPSQPQVDFWEAIAREIEEFQGKIGRLGNVNIEAIKEQDELEIRETFLVNQKEDLVKSQEALQNLIKKINHTSRELFEKTFNDIRQNFQIMFRKLFGGGKADVLLEENVDILEAGIEIMAQPPSKELRSITLLSGGEKVMTTVALLFAVFQSKPSPFCILDEADAALDESNINRFTHILKEFTTDTQFLVITHNKVTMSVADVMYGITMQEPGVSMKVAVKFEEIEKKVA comes from the coding sequence ATGAAACTGAAAAAACTGGAATTGTTCGGGTTTAAATCGTTTGCAGAAAAAACGGAAATCACTTTCGAGGATGGAATAACCGTCATTGTAGGGCCGAATGGATGCGGGAAGAGCAACGTCATTGACGCCATCAAGTGGGTGCTTGGCGAGCAGAGCGTAAAATCGCTCCGGGGCAATGAAATGGCAGATGTAATCTTTAATGGCACGGATAAACGTCCATCGCTCGGATATGCCGAGGTGTCTCTTACCATCCAGAACAATAAGGGGCTCTTGCCGCTCGAATACTCCGAGGTCTGCATAACCCGCCGTTTGTACACATCGGGCGAGTCGGAATACCTTCTCAACAAACAGGCGAGCAGGCTAAAGGATATCCGGGAGCTTTTTCTGGACACCGGTTTTGGCGCTAACGCCTATTCTGTTATTGAGCAGGGCAACGTGGAGGCCATGTTGCAGGCGGATTCCCGTGAAAGGCGGCTGCTGTTTGAAGAGGCTGCCGGCATCAGCAAGTTTAAGTCACGCAAAAAGGCAGCCTTGAGCAAGCTTGAACACGTGGAACAAAATCTCCTCCGGGTTGGCGATATCATTGAGGAGCTGCAGAAACAGCTTCGTTCAGTGAAACTCCAGGCATCGAAGGCCAGAAAATATCAGGAATACGTGGAACATCTCAAAAAATTAAAGGTCGGACTTTCGTTGCGAAACCATCGTGATCTCAAAGAGAAAAGGGCGGCTGTTTCTGAAAAGGTCGGCCAGACGGCAGAACAAAACAGCAAAGTCGTTGCCGAAATGGATGAACTTGACGTGCAGATAACTGCAATTGAGGCCATAACCGGGCAATTAGCAAAGCAACTGGCGCAGATGCAGACCGAGCGGGTAAGCCTGGAGGCGCAGCTATCCAAACATCGGGATAAAATAAAGTATGACCATGAACGCATAAAGGAATTGGAAATCCTTCGGGAGAAATACACCGAGCAACAAAAGGGTCTCGAAAACAGGGCGCTTGAGGCAAACAGCAAGATCGCAGAGACAAAGGAACTGATGAATACGGTGGAGCAGGAGATGGCAAAAGGTGTTGATCTCCAGAAGACAAAAGAGACCTTTCAGAAACAGATCAGCTTCGAATGCGATATGCTGTACCAGGGTATTGACGAAAAGAAGTCTGAGGTTATCACAATCCTTCAGCAGCAATCCAGTCTTCAGAATGAGATTGGCAGTCTGACTAACGAGAAGGACACCCTGAAAGGCAGAAAAGCGCGGCTTTCCAGGAGGCAGGAAGAAATTGTGTCGTTTGTGGACGCCCTGGTGTCCAAATATGAGGAAACGACGAAGGAACGAGATGCCCTCGTGGAAGAATCCCGTGCCCTGGATCAAAAATTATCCGCCTCGAAAGGCCGCATACAGGAACTCGTAAGTATGATCCGGTCTTTAGACGAACAAATCAGTCAGCAAAAACAATTGCAGAGCAGCAAGACCTCCCGTCACGAAGTGCTTATGGATTTTGAAATGCGGTCGGAAGGGGTAACGTCCGGCGCAAAAACCATCCTGGAGGAGTCCAGAAAGGACCGGGCGGCAGTAAAGGGTATCAGGGGGATGATTGCCGATATGGTAAAAGTTGACCTTCCGTATGCACTCGCTATTGAAACTGCCCTCGGCGAACGGGTGCAGGGTATTGTTACGGAGACTACCGATGATGCCGCACAGGCGATTGCATTCTTACAGAAGACTCAGAAAGGACATGCAATCTTTCTCCCGTTAGACAGGGCAAATGGTCACGGATCCATTTCCGACGAAACCCTGCAAAAACCTGACGTTATCGGCGCCGCACGTAAACTCGTCAACAATCCGGAAGAGATCTGCCGGATGGTCGATAGCCTCCTGAATAATACGGTCGTTGTAAAGGACCTTGCCGCGTCGCTTGTCCTCAGCAACGACAACCGCTCGATCCGGTATGTTACGCTCGAAGGAGAGCTTTTCGAGCCAGACGGTGCGCTCAGTGGCGGGAAAAAACAAGGACAGGTGGGGATCATATCCCGGAAAAGCGAATTAAAAAAGATCGAAGATGAACTGGTGCACATCCGGCAAATCCTTGAGAAACTGGAACGGGACAAACAATACCACATTGAGGAACTGAGCGGACTTGAAGCGGAAACCGCACAACTGGCAAAGAGGATAGAGCAGATAAACATCCTGAGAATTTCCAGGGACAATGAGATCTCTCAGAACGAACAGAAGCGGGATGAACTTACTGCTGAGAAAAAGATCAATGAAAATGAAATGGAAGAGATCGATGTGGCGGTGGAAAATGCTTCCGAACGTGAAAAGTGTCTGCAGGAAGAACTCATGCTGCTCAACCAGCAGCACCGGCAATTGGAACAACAGGTCGAAGAATCCGCCATGCTGGTAGAAGAAAAAGAGGGCCAGAAAAAGAGCATTGATGAGGAAATCACCGCGGTAAAAATTGGCCTTGCGCAAAGACAGGAAAAGAAAGACGGTATGAACAAGGCGTTGCATCGGCTTGATGCAGAGGTGCGGGAAACCCAGGCGCAGATAGCCCTGTGCATCCAGGAGAGCCAGGACTGTCAGCAGAAGAGACGGGAAGCTGAAGAAGAGATTAAACGCCTGGAACTGCTCCTCGGTGAACTTGGCACACAAAGGAATGCCCTGGAAGTCTCCATCGTATCTCTTGCAGCCGAACAGGATGGCCATAATCTGAAGGCGAAAGAATTAAAGGAGCGCCTTGATGAAAAGCGTGCGGAACAGAAGCAGTTCGAACAACAGCTCCAGGAATTAAAACTCAGGGAAAATGAGTATCAAATCCGGTTGTCCAACCTGGAAGATCGTGTTCGTGAGGAATATCAGCTCGATCTGTCAAACCTGGATGTTGCAACCGAAGAAATCAACTTGGAATTGACCACACCACCGGCAGAAACCACGGATCCGTCTCAACCCCAGGTTGATTTCTGGGAGGCGATTGCCCGGGAGATCGAGGAATTTCAAGGAAAGATCGGAAGGCTGGGGAATGTAAATATCGAGGCCATTAAAGAACAGGACGAACTGGAGATCCGCGAGACCTTTCTGGTAAATCAGAAGGAAGACCTTGTAAAATCCCAGGAAGCCCTGCAGAACCTGATTAAAAAGATCAATCACACGAGCCGTGAATTATTTGAAAAAACCTTCAATGACATTCGTCAGAATTTCCAGATAATGTTCCGGAAGCTGTTTGGCGGGGGCAAGGCCGATGTCCTTTTAGAGGAAAATGTGGACATCCTGGAGGCCGGCATTGAGATCATGGCACAGCCGCCCAGCAAAGAGCTTCGTTCCATCACCCTCCTCTCCGGCGGAGAAAAGGTAATGACCACCGTAGCGCTCCTTTTTGCCGTATTCCAGTCGAAACCGAGCCCATTCTGCATCCTTGACGAGGCGGACGCCGCCCTGGACGAAAGCAACATCAACCGCTTTACCCATATTCTCAAGGAATTTACCACGGACACGCAATTCCTCGTTATTACCCACAACAAGGTCACCATGAGCGTTGCCGACGTGATGTATGGCATCACTATGCAGGAGCCGGGCGTATCCATGAAGGTGGCCGTTAAATTTGAGGAGATTGAGAAGAAGGTGGCGTGA
- a CDS encoding ATP-binding protein, with protein MTPSQLREAMRYGAEREYEKEDLGKFGLGLKTASLSQCQRLSIASRNNPARADITAYCWDMAHIEKTNRWEILPLERNGIGPAIREPLKETTGTVVLWQRLNRILGYKHPYGEISSITTN; from the coding sequence ATGACGCCTTCTCAGTTAAGAGAAGCTATGAGATATGGGGCTGAACGTGAATATGAAAAGGAGGACTTGGGTAAATTTGGCCTAGGACTAAAGACTGCCTCACTAAGCCAGTGCCAGCGGCTTTCCATAGCGAGCAGGAACAATCCCGCGAGGGCAGACATTACGGCGTACTGTTGGGATATGGCTCATATTGAGAAAACAAACCGCTGGGAGATTCTTCCTCTTGAACGCAACGGAATTGGTCCTGCGATTCGTGAACCACTTAAGGAAACGACCGGAACAGTTGTTCTATGGCAGAGACTTAACCGAATTCTTGGTTACAAACATCCTTACGGGGAAATATCTAGTATTACAACAAATTAA
- a CDS encoding DUF5615 family PIN-like protein, which translates to MSIQFLLDENIPYALINLLESKGFTVMHLKKIDKGGIKNGEVYEFAEKNKMWIITRDADFQNIKKINNSNVAGVILTKLTLTKTEYLLKSLNRFLDKYNDKLSEKHLVIIEDYAVRVY; encoded by the coding sequence ATGAGCATACAATTTCTGCTCGACGAGAATATACCATATGCACTGATTAACTTACTTGAAAGCAAAGGTTTTACTGTCATGCATTTGAAAAAGATTGATAAGGGTGGGATTAAAAATGGTGAAGTATATGAATTTGCAGAGAAAAACAAGATGTGGATTATCACACGCGATGCAGATTTTCAGAACATCAAAAAAATTAATAACTCTAATGTCGCTGGTGTAATCTTGACAAAACTTACCTTAACGAAAACAGAGTATTTGCTTAAATCATTAAACCGGTTTCTTGATAAATATAACGATAAATTGTCAGAAAAACATCTTGTCATTATTGAAGACTATGCGGTCAGGGTTTATTAA
- a CDS encoding (deoxy)nucleoside triphosphate pyrophosphohydrolase, with the protein MNPIHVACAIIEREGKVLATQRSKSMSLPLKWEFPGGKIHNGESFPECLKRELQEELGIEAAVGHPLLPATHNYPTFSVTLHPFVCKIISGEITLHEHVALAWLTPQELPTLDWAEADIPVIESYREFIKTHQR; encoded by the coding sequence ATGAACCCTATTCATGTCGCCTGTGCCATTATTGAGAGGGAAGGAAAAGTACTTGCAACACAGCGGAGCAAATCGATGAGTTTGCCGCTCAAATGGGAATTTCCTGGTGGCAAGATTCATAACGGGGAAAGTTTTCCAGAATGTCTCAAGCGCGAATTGCAGGAAGAATTAGGCATAGAAGCCGCCGTTGGCCATCCTCTTCTGCCGGCAACCCATAACTATCCAACATTTTCCGTTACGCTTCATCCATTCGTTTGTAAGATAATCTCCGGTGAAATCACACTTCATGAACACGTAGCGCTTGCCTGGTTGACTCCCCAGGAACTCCCTACGCTCGATTGGGCAGAAGCAGACATACCGGTGATAGAATCGTATCGGGAATTTATCAAGACTCATCAGCGGTGA